Proteins encoded together in one Mobula birostris isolate sMobBir1 chromosome 7, sMobBir1.hap1, whole genome shotgun sequence window:
- the LOC140200457 gene encoding transcriptional activator protein Pur-alpha-like: MADRDSGSEQGAASSSLQQLQQETQELASKRVDIQNKRFYLDVKQNVKGRFLKIAEVGAGGNKSRLTLSMSVAVEFRDYLGDFIEHYAQLGPSNPDMQTDEPRRALKSEFLVRENRKYYMDLKENQRGRFLRIRQTVNRGHGLGSQGQTIALPAQGLIEFRDALAKLIDDYGIEEEPTELPEGTSLTVDNKRFFFDVGSNKYGVFMRVSEVKPSYRNSITIPYKVWAKFGNTFSKYAEEMKKIQEKQREKRSEQQEEAPGDDGEED; encoded by the coding sequence ATGGCGGATAGAGACAGTGGAAGCGAGCAAGGGGCGGCCAGCTCGAGCTTGCAACAGCTGCAGCAGGAGACGCAGGAATTGGCTTCCAAGAGGGTGGACATTCAGAATAAGCGCTTCTACCTGGACGTGAAGCAGAATGTGAAAGGCCGATTCCTGAAGATAGCAGAGGTGGGAGCGGGAGGCAATAAAAGTCGTCTAACTCTCTCCATGTCTGTTGCTGTGGAGTTCCGCGACTACCTGGGAGATTTCATCGAACATTACGCACAGCTCGGCCCCAGCAACCCGGACATGCAGACAGACGAGCCGAGGCGAGCTCTGAAAAGTGAATTCTTGGTGCGGGAAAACCGCAAATATTACATGGATTTAAAAGAGAATCAACGGGGCCGGTTCCTACGGATTCGTCAGACCGTAAACCGGGGACATGGCCTTGGTTCCCAGGGTCAAACTATCGCCCTCCCCGCTCAGGGGCTGATTGAATTCCGTGATGCACTCGCTAAACTAATCGACGATTATGGCATCGAAGAGGAACCAACTGAGCTGCCCGAAGGGACATCGCTCACTGTGGACAACAAGCGATTTTTCTTTGACGTTGGGTCAAACAAGTATGGCGTTTTTATGAGAGTAAGTGAGGTGAAACCATCGTACCGCAATTCTATCACGATACCCTATAAAGTGTGGGCCAAGTTTGGAAATACTTTCAGTAAATACGCAGAAGAAATGAAGAAAATACAGGAGAAACAGCGGGAGAAAAGGTCTGAACAGCAAGAGGAAGCTCCCGGAGATGATGGGGAGGAAGACTGA